CTTCGGCCCCCTGGACTGACCGGCGCTCCTCACCCGACGTCGTAGACCAGCTCGACGGTCCCTCCGGCGAACCGACGTTCGCTGCGCAGCCGCAACGGCGTTGTGTAGCCGTCCGGCAGGAATCGCAGCCCACCCCCGAGCACGTGTGGGATGACGTAGGCGCGGACCTCGTCGACCAGCCCGGCGCGCAGGGCACCGGCGGCGAGCGTCGGGCCGCTGATCGAGACGTCCCCGGCGGCGGATGCGACCAGCTCACGCAGCGCCCCGACATCCAGCCGTGACCACAGTCGGGTGCGGGGCGCGTCGACCGACGAGAGCGATCGGGAGACGACCACCTTGTCGGTGTCCTGCCAGGCCTGCGCGAAGCCGCGGTACTGGGGTGACTCGAGGTCGGCGGCCGGCGGATCCTGCCAGTAACGCATCGTCTCCCACATGTGGCGACCGTAGACCTCCAGCGCGCTGGCGGCCTGGATCCGGTTGAAGTGCTCGTGCAGCTGCGCGTCCGGCTCGGTCCAGTCGAGGGACCCGTCGGGGCCGCGGACGTAGCCGTCGAGCGAGACGAGCATCCCGTAGCTCAGACGTCCCATCGCTCTCTCCTTCGTGGATCGTGGTGAGGCAACCACCGTCCCCGCCCCTCTCACGGTGGCGCGCCCGGCGGCCGGGGGCAACACCTGCGCGGCCCGGGGCACGACGTGTTCCGGTGTGGCGCACGCGACGCGGACGGCACGTCCCCGCGGCCACGCCGATCGGTAGGGTGCGAAGTCAGTCATGCCGTCTGCCGAGCCGACGGCGTCGTGTCGATGAGGAGCACCTCGAGGATGACCATTCCCCCTGACAGTCCCTCCGGAGCCGATGACGTCCTGAGCCTGGCCGCGGGTTTTCCCCCGGCCGATCCGGACACCTGGGCCGACATGGCCGCAGCGGTGGTCAACAGGTCCCGGAGCGACGACGCCGCGGTCGACGGGCCCGGTGCAGTCGACGCGCTCTCGAGCGAGCTGCCCGGTGGTCTGCGGATCGACCCGATCTACTGGCCGCAGGAGCGCAGCCTGGGCCTGCCCGGCGCGATGCCCTTCACCCGTGGCCGGGGACCGCGCGACCCGGACCTGCCGTGGCACGTGTGCCAGCTGCACGACGACCCGGACGCCACGACCAGCCGCAGGGCGGTCCTCGAGGACCTCGAGCGGGGCGTCAGCGCCGTCTGGCTGCACGTCGGTGACGACGGCATCGCTGCCGACGACGTCGCGGAGGTCCTCGCCGACGTCATGGTCGATCTCGCCCCCGTGACGGTCTCCTCGTGGACCGACCAGCCCGCCGCCGCGGCCGCGCTCGTCTCCGCGTGGGAGGCGAAGGGGGTCGACCCCGCCGTCGTGCGCGGCAGCCTCGGCCACGACCCGATCGGCCTGGCCGCCGCCGTGGGCGGTGCCCCTGACCTCGCCCCGCTCGCGGACGCGGTCGCACTGTGCGCCGAGCGCTGGACCGGCGTGCGGGCGATCACCGTCGACACCCGCGTCCACCACGACGCCGGAGCCAGTGACCAGGACGAGATCGCCCTCGCCCTCGCGACCGCACTGGACTACGTGCGCCACCTGACCGCCGCCGGGGTCCCGGCCGCCGAGGTCTTCCGCCGGATCGAGTTCCGCGTCGCGGCGACCGCCGACCAGTTCGTCACGATCGCCAAGCTGCGCGCCCTGCGTCGTACGTGGGCGCGCATCGGTGAGGTCCTCGAGGTGCCGCAGGCCGATCGCGGCGCGTGGGTCCACGCCGTGACCTCCTGGCGCATGCAGACGCGCACCGACCCGTGGGTCAACATCCTGCGCGACACGATCGCCTGCCTCGCGGCCTCCGCCGGCGGCGCCGATGCCATCACCGTGCTGCCCTACGACCACGTGCTCGGGCTGCCGACCCCCTTCTCCCGCAGGGTGGCCCGCAACACCCAGTCGATCCTCGCGGCCGAGTCCAACGTCGCCCGGGTCGCCGACCCGGCCGGAGGCTCCAACTACGTCGAGACGCTCACCGACGACCTCGCCCGTGCGGCGTGGACCTGGTTCGGCGAGCTCGACGCCGCGGGTGGGGCCGCGGCCTCGCTGGCCTCCGGTGCCGTCGCCGAGCGCCTGGCGGCGACGCGCGCTGCACGGGACGCGGACCTGGCCACCCGTGAGCTGCCGCTGACCGGCACCTCGACCTTCCCGCTGGCGGGGGAGCAGCTCCTCGAGCGCACCCCGCGGGCACAGGTGGCCGCCGAGGGGCTGCCCCGTCGACGCGACGGGCAGGTCTTCGAGGACCTGCGTGCGCGCACCGCCACCGGCGATGTCTCCGTGCCGGTCCTCGCACTCGGCTCCCCGCGCGAGCACACCACCCGGGTCAGCTTCGTCGCCAACCTCCTCGGTGTCGCCGGCATCCGCCCCGCGACCGTCGAGGTGGCGACCGCCGACGACATCACCGACGCGGTCGAGTCGGCGAAGGGGGCGAAGGTCGCCGTGCTCGCGTCCTCGCTGAAGGGCTACGAGGGTCTGGCCGGTCCGACCACCCGGGCCCTGCGCGCCGCAGGCGTCGAGCGGGTCGTCCTCGCCGGACCCGCGGGCGAGGCGCCCGACGCGACCGTCGACGGCGAGATCGTCGCGGGCATGAACATCGTCGCCTTCCTGGGCGACCTCCTCGATCACGTCGGCGCCCAGCAGGTAGGAGCGAACGCATGAGGTACGCGCACCCCATCCCCACTTTCGACACGGTCGAGCTCGGCGACGGCGCACCCGCACCCGACGGGCAGCAGCGCTGGCAGGAGGCGCTGGAGGCGACCCCGGGGGCTGCCGACGGCTGGACGACCCCGGAGCACATCGAGGTCGCCCCGGTGTACACCGAGGAGGACACCGACGACCTGGACTTCCTGCGCACGGTCCCGGGCAAGGCACCCTTCCTCCGTGGCCCGTACCCGACCATGTACGTCAACCAGCCGTGGACGGTCCGGCAGTACGCCGGCTTCTCCACCGCCGAGGAGTCCAACGCGTTCTACCGCCGCAACCTCGCCGCCGGGCAGAAGGGCCTTTCGGTCGCCTTCGACCTCGCGACGCACCGCGGGTACGACAGCGACCACCCCCGCGTCTCCGGCGATGTCGGCATGGCCGGTGTGGCCATCGACTCGATCTACGACATGCGCACGCTCTTCAGCGGCATCCCGCTGGACCGGATGAGCGTGTCGATGACCATGAACGGCGCGGTGCTGCCGATCCTCGCCCTCTACGTCGTCGCGGCCGAGGAGCAGGGGGTGAGCCCGGAGCAGCTGAGCGGCACCATCCAGAACGACATCCTCAAGGAGTTCATGGTCCGCAACACCTACATCTACCCACCGCTGCCCTCGATGCGGATCATCTCCGACATCTTCGCCTACACCAGCACGAAGATGCCGCGCTTCAACTCGATCTCCATCTCCGGCTACCACATGCAGGAGGCCGGGGCCACGCAGGACCTCGAGCTGGCCTACACCCTCGCCGACGGCATCGAGTACATCCGGGCGGGGAAGGAGGCGGGGCTGGACGTCGACGCGTTCGCACCGCGGTTGTCCTTCTTCTGGGCCATCGGGATGAACTTCTACATGGAGGTCGCGAAGCTGCGTGCGGCCCGCCTGCTGTGGGCGCGCCTGGTCAAGGAGAACTTCGGCCCGGAGAACCCGAAGTCGCTCTCCCTGCGCACGCACTCGCAGACCTCCGGCTGGAGCCTGACGGCGCAGGACGTCTACAACAACGTCGTGCGCACCTGCGTCGAGGCGATGGCCGCGACCCAGGGGCACACCCAGAGCCTGCACACCAACGCCCTCGACGAGGCGATCGCCCTGCCGACCGACTTCTCGGCGCGCATCGCGCGCAACACCCAGCTGGTGCTCCAGCAGGAGTCGGGCACGACGAGGGTCGTCGACCCGTGGGGTGGCAGCGCCTACGTCGAGCGGCTGACCCACGACCTCGCCCAGCGCGCCCTCGCACACATCGAGGAGGTCGAGAAGGCCGGCGGTATGGCCAAGGCCATCGAGGCCGGCATCCCCAAGATGCGCATCGAGGAGGCGGCCGCCCGGACCCAGGCGCGGATCGACTCGGGGCAGCAGCCGCTGATCGGGATCAACACCTATCCCGTCGACGAGGACGAGCCCATCGAGATCCTGAAGGTGGACAACGCCGCCGTGCGCGCGTCGCAGATCGCCGGGATCGAGCGGCTGCGGGCCGAGCGCGACGAGGAGCAGACCCAGTCCGCCCTCGCCGCCCTGACCGAGGGTGCGAGGGCCGATGGCGGCACCATGGAGACCAACCTGCTCGCGCTGGCCATCGACGCCGCGCGCGCGAAGGCCACCGTCGGTGAGATCTCCTCCGCGCTGGAGAAGGTCTACGGGCGCTACACCGCGCAGATCCGTACCATCTCCGGTGTGTACCGGGACGAAGCAGGGGCGGGCGGAGCCGTCGAGGAGGTCCAGGCCAAGGTCGAGGAGTTCGAGCAGGCCGAGGGCCGTCGCCCGCGCATCCTCGTGGCCAAGATGGGCCAGGACGGGCACGACCGCGGCCAGAAGGTCATCGCGACCGCCTTCGCCGACCTCGGCTTCGACGTCGACGTGGGCCCCCTCTTCCAGACCCCGGCCGAGGTGGCGCGCCAGGCGGTCGAGGGCGACGTGCACGTGGTCGGGGTCTCCTCGCTGGCCGCGGGGCACCTGTCCCTCGTGCCGGCGCTGCGGGCCGAGCTGGACGAGCTCGGCCGCCAGGACCTGATGATCGTCGTCGGCGGGGTCATCCCGAAGCAGGACTTCGAGGAGCTGCGGGCCGCCGGTGCCGACGACATCTACCCCCCGGGCACCGTCATCGCCAGCGCCGCCGGCGGTCTGGTCGACCAGCTGCGGGAGCGGGCCGCCGCCGCCCATGGCTGAGTCGGTCGCCGACCTCGCGGCGGGGGTGCGCGCCCGCTCTCGGGCGCACATCGCCCGGGCGATCACGCTCGTCGAGTCCTCCCGTCCGGACCACCGGGCACGCTCGAAGGCGCTGCTCGCCGAGCTCGCCGTCGATACCGGCCACGGGTTGCGGGTGGGCATCTCCGGCATCCCCGGTGCCGGCAA
Above is a window of Janibacter cremeus DNA encoding:
- a CDS encoding methylmalonyl-CoA mutase subunit beta, which produces MTIPPDSPSGADDVLSLAAGFPPADPDTWADMAAAVVNRSRSDDAAVDGPGAVDALSSELPGGLRIDPIYWPQERSLGLPGAMPFTRGRGPRDPDLPWHVCQLHDDPDATTSRRAVLEDLERGVSAVWLHVGDDGIAADDVAEVLADVMVDLAPVTVSSWTDQPAAAAALVSAWEAKGVDPAVVRGSLGHDPIGLAAAVGGAPDLAPLADAVALCAERWTGVRAITVDTRVHHDAGASDQDEIALALATALDYVRHLTAAGVPAAEVFRRIEFRVAATADQFVTIAKLRALRRTWARIGEVLEVPQADRGAWVHAVTSWRMQTRTDPWVNILRDTIACLAASAGGADAITVLPYDHVLGLPTPFSRRVARNTQSILAAESNVARVADPAGGSNYVETLTDDLARAAWTWFGELDAAGGAAASLASGAVAERLAATRAARDADLATRELPLTGTSTFPLAGEQLLERTPRAQVAAEGLPRRRDGQVFEDLRARTATGDVSVPVLALGSPREHTTRVSFVANLLGVAGIRPATVEVATADDITDAVESAKGAKVAVLASSLKGYEGLAGPTTRALRAAGVERVVLAGPAGEAPDATVDGEIVAGMNIVAFLGDLLDHVGAQQVGANA
- the scpA gene encoding methylmalonyl-CoA mutase, which translates into the protein MRYAHPIPTFDTVELGDGAPAPDGQQRWQEALEATPGAADGWTTPEHIEVAPVYTEEDTDDLDFLRTVPGKAPFLRGPYPTMYVNQPWTVRQYAGFSTAEESNAFYRRNLAAGQKGLSVAFDLATHRGYDSDHPRVSGDVGMAGVAIDSIYDMRTLFSGIPLDRMSVSMTMNGAVLPILALYVVAAEEQGVSPEQLSGTIQNDILKEFMVRNTYIYPPLPSMRIISDIFAYTSTKMPRFNSISISGYHMQEAGATQDLELAYTLADGIEYIRAGKEAGLDVDAFAPRLSFFWAIGMNFYMEVAKLRAARLLWARLVKENFGPENPKSLSLRTHSQTSGWSLTAQDVYNNVVRTCVEAMAATQGHTQSLHTNALDEAIALPTDFSARIARNTQLVLQQESGTTRVVDPWGGSAYVERLTHDLAQRALAHIEEVEKAGGMAKAIEAGIPKMRIEEAAARTQARIDSGQQPLIGINTYPVDEDEPIEILKVDNAAVRASQIAGIERLRAERDEEQTQSALAALTEGARADGGTMETNLLALAIDAARAKATVGEISSALEKVYGRYTAQIRTISGVYRDEAGAGGAVEEVQAKVEEFEQAEGRRPRILVAKMGQDGHDRGQKVIATAFADLGFDVDVGPLFQTPAEVARQAVEGDVHVVGVSSLAAGHLSLVPALRAELDELGRQDLMIVVGGVIPKQDFEELRAAGADDIYPPGTVIASAAGGLVDQLRERAAAAHG
- a CDS encoding dihydrofolate reductase family protein yields the protein MGRLSYGMLVSLDGYVRGPDGSLDWTEPDAQLHEHFNRIQAASALEVYGRHMWETMRYWQDPPAADLESPQYRGFAQAWQDTDKVVVSRSLSSVDAPRTRLWSRLDVGALRELVASAAGDVSISGPTLAAGALRAGLVDEVRAYVIPHVLGGGLRFLPDGYTTPLRLRSERRFAGGTVELVYDVG